A genomic region of Lysinibacillus sp. 2017 contains the following coding sequences:
- the pheT gene encoding phenylalanine--tRNA ligase subunit beta, with translation MLVSLKWLSQYVDISSLTAEDLAEKITRAGIEVDAVIDRSQGMKNVVVGHVVSKEKHPEADKLNVCQVDVGEEELQQIVCGAPNVDAGQKVIVARPGAKLPGGIKIKKAKLRGQESNGMICSLQELGIEGRLVPKAYAEGIYVLPQDVTPGADALEVLGLRDTVLELGLTPNRSDAMSMLGVAYEVAAILSQDVKLPEISYTTSAEKAEDVLKLTVEDKEANPMYAAKVIKNIEVKESPLWLQHYLMAAGVRPHNNVVDVTNYVLMEYGQPLHAFDYDKLATGEIVTRLARDGEVMTTLDDQERKLVSHNLVITNGQEAEALAGVMGGAKSEVSDSTTTVVIESAYFNAASVRLTSREIGLRSDSSARFEKGVDPNRVLPAAERAAQLLAELTGGEVLEGTVLVDELDKAPARVVVSPDFINGRLGMKISLEDMLSILDRLKFEVEAVNGKLVIDAPTRRQDIKIPEDIVEEIARMYGYDEIPVSLPASEQIGSLTAYQAGRRVVRNVMEGAGLYQAVTYSLTSAAFSQKFALKAEETTKLLMPMSEERSTLRQSLIPHLVEAASYNVARQAETVALYEIGSVFLGQTAEELPFEEEHLALVLTGKWIDNTWQGEKKTVDFFVAKGIIEAVFTKLGLTARVSYAKAQFDGLHPGRTAEILLDGEKVGVIAQLHPQEQKTFNVKETYVAELNLQAILKATKEELVYSIIPRFPAMSRDIALELDIATPAGEIVDIIKGAGTSLLKDVKVFDVYAGEKMAAGKKSVAFSLTYFDPERTLTDDEVVAAHNKVLKALATAGAEVR, from the coding sequence ATGTTAGTTTCATTAAAATGGTTAAGCCAATATGTAGATATTTCGTCATTAACGGCTGAGGATTTAGCAGAAAAAATTACACGCGCGGGTATCGAGGTTGATGCAGTTATCGATCGTTCACAAGGCATGAAAAATGTCGTTGTCGGCCATGTTGTATCAAAAGAAAAACACCCAGAAGCAGATAAATTAAATGTGTGCCAAGTAGATGTTGGCGAAGAAGAACTTCAACAAATCGTTTGTGGTGCACCAAATGTTGATGCAGGTCAAAAGGTAATCGTTGCGCGTCCAGGTGCAAAATTACCAGGCGGCATTAAAATTAAAAAAGCAAAATTACGTGGCCAAGAATCAAACGGTATGATTTGCTCACTTCAAGAGCTAGGCATTGAAGGTCGTCTTGTACCAAAAGCTTACGCTGAAGGCATTTATGTCTTACCACAAGACGTCACTCCAGGTGCAGATGCGTTAGAGGTATTAGGCCTACGTGATACAGTTTTAGAACTTGGTTTAACACCAAACCGTTCAGATGCCATGAGCATGTTAGGTGTTGCTTATGAAGTAGCGGCAATTTTAAGCCAAGATGTAAAACTTCCTGAAATTTCATATACAACTTCAGCTGAAAAAGCAGAAGATGTTTTAAAATTAACGGTTGAAGATAAAGAAGCGAACCCAATGTATGCAGCGAAAGTTATCAAGAACATTGAAGTAAAGGAATCTCCTTTATGGTTACAACATTACTTAATGGCTGCTGGTGTACGTCCACATAATAATGTAGTCGATGTTACAAACTATGTATTAATGGAATACGGTCAACCGCTTCATGCATTTGATTACGACAAACTAGCTACTGGTGAAATTGTTACTCGTTTAGCTCGTGACGGCGAAGTGATGACTACTCTTGATGATCAAGAGCGTAAATTAGTTAGCCACAACCTTGTAATTACAAACGGTCAAGAAGCTGAAGCACTTGCAGGTGTAATGGGTGGGGCAAAATCTGAAGTATCAGATTCAACAACAACGGTCGTAATTGAATCAGCATACTTTAATGCAGCTTCAGTTCGTCTTACATCAAGAGAAATCGGTTTACGTTCAGATTCTTCAGCTCGCTTTGAAAAAGGCGTAGATCCGAATCGTGTGCTTCCTGCTGCTGAACGTGCAGCACAATTACTTGCAGAGCTTACAGGTGGCGAAGTATTAGAAGGCACTGTATTAGTTGATGAATTAGATAAAGCGCCAGCACGTGTTGTAGTATCACCTGATTTCATTAACGGTCGTTTAGGTATGAAAATTTCTTTAGAAGATATGCTGTCAATTTTAGATCGCTTAAAATTCGAAGTAGAAGCAGTAAATGGTAAATTAGTGATTGATGCGCCAACACGTCGCCAAGATATTAAAATTCCTGAAGATATCGTAGAAGAAATTGCGCGTATGTATGGCTACGATGAAATTCCAGTAAGCTTACCAGCAAGCGAACAAATTGGTAGTCTAACAGCCTATCAAGCAGGTCGTCGTGTTGTACGTAACGTCATGGAAGGTGCAGGGCTATATCAAGCAGTAACGTATTCATTAACTTCTGCTGCTTTTTCTCAAAAATTCGCATTAAAAGCAGAAGAAACAACGAAATTATTAATGCCAATGTCTGAAGAACGTTCAACATTACGTCAAAGCTTAATTCCTCACTTAGTAGAAGCAGCAAGCTATAACGTAGCACGTCAAGCAGAAACAGTTGCATTATATGAAATCGGTTCTGTATTCCTTGGTCAAACAGCGGAAGAATTACCTTTTGAAGAAGAGCATTTAGCACTTGTATTAACGGGTAAATGGATCGACAACACATGGCAAGGTGAGAAGAAAACAGTTGATTTCTTCGTAGCAAAAGGCATCATTGAAGCCGTATTTACAAAGCTTGGTTTAACAGCTCGTGTATCTTACGCGAAAGCGCAGTTCGACGGTTTACACCCAGGTCGTACGGCTGAGATTTTATTAGACGGTGAAAAAGTTGGGGTTATCGCTCAACTACACCCACAAGAACAAAAAACGTTCAATGTAAAAGAAACGTATGTAGCAGAATTAAACTTACAAGCAATTCTTAAAGCAACAAAAGAAGAGCTAGTTTATTCAATTATTCCACGCTTCCCAGCTATGTCTCGTGATATCGCATTAGAACTTGATATCGCAACGCCAGCGGGTGAAATCGTAGACATCATTAAAGGTGCGGGCACTTCTTTACTAAAAGACGTAAAAGTATTCGACGTTTATGCAGGTGAGAAAATGGCAGCAGGTAAAAAATCAGTAGCCTTCTCATTAACATACTTCGATCCAGAGCGTACGTTAACAGATGATGAAGTAGTAGCAGCACATAATAAAGTACTAAAAGCATTAGCAACAGCTGGCGCAGAAGTACGTTAA
- the pheS gene encoding phenylalanine--tRNA ligase subunit alpha: protein MEQQLKQLEQEALAKITEAADLKALNEVRVAYLGKKGPITDLLKGMGKLSAEERPKMGALVNTVRENVTAELEKKVAALEEAAILAQLESESIDVTLPGAAVRVGNRHPLTRVIEEIEDLFLGMGYEIVEGPEVEKDYYNFEAMNLPKGHPARDMQDSFYISEETLLRTHTSPVQARTMEAKKGEPIRVICPGKVFRRDTDDATHSHQFMQIEGLVIGENIRMSDLKGTLDALAKKMFGAEREIRLRPSFFPFTEPSVEVDVSCHKCGGSGCNVCKQTGWIEILGAGMVHPNVLEMAGYDSTKLSGFAFGIGAERIAMLKYGVDDIRHFYTNDTRFLSQFHQAEV, encoded by the coding sequence ATGGAACAACAATTAAAGCAATTAGAACAAGAAGCTTTAGCAAAAATTACTGAAGCTGCTGATTTAAAAGCATTAAACGAAGTTCGTGTTGCGTACTTAGGTAAAAAAGGACCTATCACGGACCTTCTAAAGGGAATGGGAAAGCTTTCTGCTGAAGAACGTCCAAAAATGGGTGCTTTAGTGAATACAGTACGTGAAAACGTAACTGCTGAGTTAGAGAAGAAGGTAGCTGCATTAGAAGAAGCAGCTATTCTTGCACAGCTTGAAAGTGAATCAATCGACGTGACTTTACCAGGTGCTGCGGTACGTGTAGGAAACCGTCACCCATTAACACGTGTTATTGAAGAAATAGAAGACTTATTCTTAGGAATGGGTTATGAAATCGTAGAAGGTCCAGAAGTTGAAAAAGACTATTATAACTTCGAAGCGATGAACTTACCTAAAGGTCATCCAGCTCGTGACATGCAAGATTCATTCTACATTTCTGAAGAAACATTATTACGTACACATACTTCACCAGTACAAGCACGTACAATGGAAGCAAAAAAAGGCGAACCAATTCGCGTAATTTGCCCAGGTAAAGTATTCCGTCGTGATACAGATGATGCAACACACTCACACCAATTCATGCAAATCGAAGGATTAGTGATCGGTGAAAACATCCGTATGTCGGATCTTAAAGGAACACTTGATGCATTAGCGAAAAAAATGTTCGGTGCAGAACGTGAAATTCGTCTACGTCCATCATTCTTCCCATTCACTGAACCATCTGTTGAAGTAGACGTTTCTTGTCACAAATGCGGAGGATCTGGCTGTAATGTATGTAAACAAACAGGTTGGATCGAAATTTTAGGAGCTGGTATGGTACATCCAAACGTACTTGAAATGGCTGGTTATGATTCGACTAAGTTATCAGGCTTCGCATTCGGTATCGGTGCAGAGCGTATCGCAATGTTAAAATATGGTGTGGATGATATTCGTCATTTCTATACAAATGACACACGCTTCTTATCACAATTCCACCAAGCTGAAGTGTAA
- the qoxD gene encoding cytochrome aa3 quinol oxidase subunit IV, with amino-acid sequence MAKFFPIGQVMGFIFSLVLTVIAMLVYFTDMSFSTGMIVLLVTAFIQAGLQFVVFMHSGETEDKWGIYSNILYGLGLVIVTILGTLLILRWDM; translated from the coding sequence ATGGCTAAGTTCTTTCCTATAGGCCAAGTAATGGGCTTTATATTCTCATTAGTTCTTACTGTAATTGCAATGCTTGTGTACTTTACAGACATGTCATTTAGTACAGGAATGATCGTTCTTTTAGTTACAGCATTCATCCAAGCAGGTCTACAATTCGTTGTATTCATGCACTCTGGTGAAACAGAAGATAAATGGGGTATTTACTCAAACATTCTTTACGGTCTTGGTTTAGTAATCGTTACAATTCTTGGTACATTATTAATCCTACGCTGGGATATGTAA
- a CDS encoding cytochrome c oxidase subunit 3 yields the protein MSKVNNNVPLEYSTEENSLKIFGFWTFLGAEIMLFGTLFASYFTLSGRTGSGPTGAEIFEITPVLMETFILLTSSFTIGLAIHAMRLGSKKATLSFLAVTLLLGAGFLTYEVLEFIHYVHIGAGITVSAFTSTLLTTLGTHGAHVTFGFLWGVSIFIQIAKRGLNATTAGKTFIFSLYWHFLDVVWIFIFSFIYLKGMM from the coding sequence ATGAGTAAAGTAAATAACAACGTTCCATTAGAGTATTCTACTGAGGAAAACAGTCTTAAAATCTTTGGTTTCTGGACATTCCTAGGTGCGGAGATTATGTTATTCGGTACATTATTCGCATCGTACTTTACACTATCAGGTCGTACAGGTAGCGGCCCAACTGGTGCAGAAATTTTTGAAATCACTCCAGTATTAATGGAGACTTTCATCCTTTTAACATCAAGTTTTACAATTGGTTTAGCCATTCATGCGATGCGTTTAGGTAGTAAAAAAGCGACATTATCATTCTTGGCTGTAACATTACTTTTAGGTGCTGGATTCTTAACTTATGAAGTATTAGAATTCATTCACTATGTACACATCGGTGCTGGCATTACAGTGAGTGCCTTCACATCGACTCTATTAACAACTCTAGGAACGCATGGTGCTCACGTAACATTCGGTTTCTTATGGGGTGTATCAATCTTCATCCAAATTGCTAAACGTGGTTTAAATGCTACTACAGCAGGTAAAACGTTCATATTCTCTTTATACTGGCACTTCTTAGATGTTGTTTGGATCTTCATCTTCAGTTTCATTTACTTGAAAGGAATGATGTAA
- the qoxB gene encoding cytochrome aa3 quinol oxidase subunit I produces MKEFFAQFAIPNPSILIYIAGASIVLGAVALVAIVTYFKLWGYLWREWITTVDHKKIGIMYLITALLMLFRGGVDAIMMRMQLAVPDNTFLDAQHYNEVFTTHGVVMILFMAMPFITFFFNYLVPLQIGARDVAFPRLNNLAFWLFFMGMGLFNLSFVIGGSPDAGWTSYFPLASNEFSSSVGTNYYMISLQIAGLGTLMTGINFITTIFKMRAPGMTLFKMPMFTWSALIANLIIVFAFPVLTVALAMGTMDRLFGTQFFTMGNGGMDMLWANLFWVWGHPEVYILILPAFGIYSEIISTFARRNLYGYNSMVWSMLVISVFSFAVWTHHFFTMGQGAMTNSIFSITTMAIAIPTGVKIFNWLFTLYKGKIVMTTPMLYTMHFIPLFTLGGVTGVMLAMSAADYQYHNTMFLVAHFHNVIIPGVVYAMLAGLTFYWPKMFGFMLNERIGKATVWVMSTGFVLSFIPMYITGLDGQARRMYTYSESTGFSVLNMVAFIGAGIMAVSFLMIVWNIWYSFKNSPRDIGSDPWDARGLEWSTHTPVPHYNFAITPDVTDATSEAFWDSKKNGVQLFKGKIEDIHMPNNSGQTFILSVFIFIAGFALVFSMFTVAIIAGIGVFACMAYRSLEDDHGYHIHAHEVEEDEKNYAKKGGAK; encoded by the coding sequence ATGAAGGAATTTTTTGCACAGTTTGCGATCCCGAACCCAAGTATATTAATTTATATTGCAGGGGCTTCTATTGTACTTGGCGCAGTTGCTTTAGTAGCAATCGTTACGTACTTTAAATTGTGGGGCTACTTATGGCGTGAGTGGATCACTACTGTTGACCATAAAAAAATCGGTATCATGTATTTAATCACTGCGTTATTAATGTTATTCCGCGGCGGTGTTGATGCGATTATGATGCGTATGCAACTAGCTGTTCCAGATAACACATTCTTAGACGCACAGCATTACAATGAAGTATTTACAACACACGGGGTAGTCATGATCTTATTCATGGCAATGCCATTTATTACATTCTTCTTTAACTATTTAGTACCATTACAAATCGGGGCACGTGACGTTGCGTTCCCACGTTTAAACAACTTAGCGTTCTGGTTATTCTTCATGGGTATGGGTTTATTCAACCTATCATTCGTAATTGGTGGATCTCCAGATGCAGGATGGACTTCTTACTTCCCATTAGCAAGTAACGAGTTCAGTTCATCAGTTGGTACAAACTACTATATGATTTCGCTTCAAATTGCGGGTCTTGGTACGTTAATGACAGGTATTAACTTCATTACGACAATCTTTAAAATGCGTGCTCCAGGTATGACATTATTCAAAATGCCAATGTTCACTTGGTCAGCACTTATTGCAAACTTAATCATCGTATTCGCATTCCCAGTATTAACAGTAGCACTTGCAATGGGTACGATGGACCGTCTATTCGGTACACAATTCTTCACAATGGGTAACGGTGGTATGGACATGCTTTGGGCCAACCTGTTCTGGGTTTGGGGTCACCCTGAAGTTTATATCTTAATTTTACCGGCATTCGGTATTTACTCTGAGATTATCTCGACGTTTGCTCGTCGTAACTTATATGGCTATAACTCAATGGTTTGGTCAATGCTTGTAATTTCAGTATTCTCATTCGCTGTATGGACTCACCATTTCTTCACAATGGGTCAAGGCGCAATGACGAACTCAATCTTCTCTATTACAACAATGGCAATCGCAATCCCAACTGGGGTTAAGATTTTCAACTGGCTATTCACGCTTTACAAAGGGAAAATTGTTATGACAACACCAATGTTGTATACAATGCATTTCATTCCTTTATTCACACTTGGTGGTGTAACAGGGGTTATGCTTGCGATGTCAGCAGCAGACTACCAATACCACAACACAATGTTCTTAGTAGCCCACTTCCATAACGTAATCATCCCAGGTGTTGTTTACGCGATGTTAGCAGGTTTAACATTCTACTGGCCAAAAATGTTTGGCTTCATGCTTAACGAACGTATCGGTAAAGCAACAGTTTGGGTAATGTCTACTGGTTTCGTACTTTCATTCATTCCAATGTATATCACTGGTTTAGATGGTCAAGCACGTCGTATGTACACTTATTCAGAATCAACAGGATTCAGCGTATTAAACATGGTAGCGTTCATCGGTGCTGGTATTATGGCTGTTTCATTCTTAATGATCGTTTGGAACATTTGGTATAGTTTCAAAAACTCACCACGTGATATTGGTAGTGATCCTTGGGATGCTCGTGGTCTTGAGTGGTCAACACATACACCAGTTCCACATTACAACTTTGCTATTACTCCAGATGTTACTGATGCAACATCAGAAGCTTTCTGGGATTCTAAGAAAAATGGCGTGCAGTTATTCAAAGGCAAAATTGAAGACATTCATATGCCAAATAACTCAGGTCAAACATTTATTCTTTCAGTATTCATCTTCATCGCAGGTTTCGCATTAGTATTCAGCATGTTTACAGTTGCGATTATTGCGGGTATCGGCGTATTTGCTTGTATGGCTTACCGTTCGTTAGAAGATGACCACGGTTACCACATTCATGCACACGAAGTAGAAGAAGACGAAAAAAATTATGCTAAAAAAGGAGGTGCGAAATAA